In Streptomyces venezuelae, the sequence CCTGGAGGCGGAGCCGGTGCCCGCGGCGCCGGGCGCCGTGCTGCAGTTGGCGGGACGGACGCTGATCTCCACGGTCGGCGGGGCGTCGGGACCGCTGTACGGGACGCTGCTGCGGCACACGGGCAAGGCGCTCGGGGAGTCGGCGCAGGTGTCGGACGCGGAGCTGCGCGAGGCCCTGTCCGAGGGGGTCGGCGCGGTGGCCCGGCTGGGCGGGGCGGCGCCGGGCGACAAGACGATGCTGGACGCGCTGGTGCCGGGGGTGGCCGCGCTGGGTACCTCGTACCGGGCGGCCGGGAGCGCGGCGGAGGACGGCGCGCTGGCGACCGTGCCGATGCGGGCGCGCAAGGGGCGGGCCAGTTATCTGGGCGAGCGGAGCATCGGCCACCAGGACCCGGGGGCGACCTCGTCGGCGCTGTTGCTGGGGGCGCTGGCGGACGTGGCGGAACCGGCGGGTGCGCGGTGACGGGCGGGCACCCGGAACCCGGCCCCGGCGTCGGCTCGGGCCCGGCCCTGGTCGGCATCGTGCTGGTGTCGCACAGCGCGCGGGTCGCGCAGGCGGTGGCGGAGCTGGCACGCGAGCTGGCGGCCGGCGGCCCCGTGGCCCCGGTGGCCGCGGCGGGCGGCACGGCCGTCGGCGGGCTCGGCACGAGCGCGGAACGGATCGTCGCGGCCGCCCGGGAGGTGGACCGGGGCGCCGGGGTCGCCCTGCTCGCCGACCTGGGGAGCTCGGTGCTGACGGTGAAGGCCCTGCTGATGGAGGACGAACTCCCGCCGGGGTCCCGGCTGCTGGACGCGCCCTTCGTCGAGGGCGCGGTGGCGGCGGTGGTGACCGCGTCCACCGGAGCCCCCCTGGCGGCGGTCGCGGCGTCCGCCGCCGACGCGTACACGTACCGCAAGGACTGACCGGACGGCCTGCCCGCGGGTGCCGCGGTCGGGCCGCAGGGGCTTTGCGGGCCTGGGCTACGGGCGTCCGCGCAGCACTTCGATCTCGCGGCGCTCGCGCTTCGTCGGGCGGCCCGCTCCCCGGTCGCGGATGCCGACGACGGCGGCCTCCACGGGCGTCGGCGGCGGCGGGCTGTTGTCGGTCAGGCACTCGGCGGCGGCCGGGGCGCCGACCCGCTTGGACACGGGCCGCTTGACGACGACGATGCGCTCGCGCCCCGCGTGGAAGAGCCGTACCTCGTCCCCCGCACGCACGGGCTGCGCCGGCTTGGCGCGTTCCCCGTTGACCTTCACGTGCCCCGCCCGGCAGGCGGTCGCCGCGATCGAGCGGGTCTTGGTCAGGCGCACGGACCAGATCCACGCGTCGACCCGTACCGTGCCCGTTCCCGTTACCTCTTCAGCCATGCCCCGACTCTAGCGAGCCGGGCGCGGCAGTACGGAACGAGTTTTGGTGGATGCGCCAAGAAGTATCGCATCTGCCATGGAGATCAGGCCGAATGAATTGCAAATGCGCCATACATGGCCCTACGTTGTCGCCCATGCAGTCCTACACCATCGGACAGGCGGCGCGTCTGCTGGGCGTCAGCCCGGACACCGCCCGCCGCTGGGCCGACGCCGGCCGGGTCGTGACCCATCGCGACGAGGGCGGCCGGCGCCTGATCGACGGACGCGACCTGGCCGCGTTCTCCGTCGAGGTGGGCCAAGGCGCCCACATCGAGGACGGGGAGCCGTACACCTCGGCGCGCAACGCCTTTCCCGGCATCGTCACGGCCGTCAAACTCGGCGACGTGGCCGCCCAGGTCGAGATCCAGGCAGGTCCCCACCGCCTGGTCTCCCTGCTCACCCGTGAGGCCGTCGAGGAGCTCGGGCTGGAGGTCGGCATGCAGGCCACCGCCCGCGTGAAGTCCACCAGCGTGCACATCGACCGCACCTGATCCGGGCGGCGCCACCCGCCGTCCCCTCGCGGTCCCCCGCACCAGCCGCTCTACACCACCGAACGTCCCCACCCGCTCCGCCCGTCACCGGCGCGGGTCACCACCGCGCGGTTCCGGCACCAGGCCGGCCGCCGACCCGACCGAGGAGCATCTGCTCATGTCCCCGACCATGATCCGTCGCCGTACCGCCGCAGCCGCGCTGACCGCCGCCCTGCTCGTGCCGCTGACCGCCTGCGGCAAGAGCGACGACAACAAGGCCGCCGCCGACCCGACCCCCGAGCCGAAGGCCGTGAACCTCACGGTGCTGGCCGCCTCCTCCCTCACCGACGTCTTCAAGACCGCGGGTGAGGAGTACCAGAAGACCCACCCCGGCACGAAGATCACCTTCTCCTTCGCCGGTTCGCAGGAGCTCGCGGCCCAGGTCAAGCAGGGTGCCCCGGCCGACGCGCTGGTCACCGCCGACACCAAGACCATGGACGGCCTGAAGGCCGAGACCGGCGACGCCACGGTCATCGCCAAGAACCGCCTGGTCATCGCGGCCGGCAAGGCCAACCCGTTCAAGATCGACGAGCTCAAGGACCTCGCCGACACCAAGATCAAGGTCGTGCTCGCCGCGCCCGAGGTCCCGGTCGGCCGCTACAGCAAGCAGATCCTCGACGCCCAGAAGATCGAGGTGAAGCCCGTATCCCAGGAGCCCAACGTCCGTGCCGTGCTGAGCAAGGTCGAGCTGGGTGAGGCCGACGCCGGTCTCGTCTACAAGACCGACTCCGCCAAGTCGGGCGACAAGGTCGTCACCGTGGAGATCCCGGACGACCAGAACGCCGTGGCCTCCTACCCGGCCGCCACGCTCAAGCAGTCCAAGAACGCCGCCGACGCGGCCGCCTTCGTGGCCTGGCTGAGCACCCCCGAGGCGCAGAAGATCCTCCAGGACGCGGGCTTCCAGAAGGCGTAACCGCCGTACGACCCACATCCCCTGAGGGGCTGCCTGGACCGGGGGGACAGGCAGCCCCTCTCGGCGTTCTCGCGGACGGGCCCCGCACGCGCCGCCGGCCGCCTACGCTTCCCCCTCAGCCGACACCCCAGCCAGGAACCCTGATGAGCAGACTCCGCAGCCGAACCGGTCCGCACAGCGGCGAACGCGCCGACGCCCGGGCCCGCGCCCGCACCCGGCCCCCGTTGGCGCTGGCGCTCCCCGCGCTGCTCGCCGTCGCGTTCCTGCTGCTGCCGCTCATCGGCATCCTCGTCCGTACGCAGTGGGGCGAGCTCGGCGCCCACCTCACCAGCCCCGGCGTGGTCGAGGCGCTGAAGCTCTCCCTCCTCGTGTCCCTGTGGGCCCTGGCCCTCTCGCTGCTCCTCGGTGTTCCGCTCGCCTGGCTGCTGGCGCGCGTGGAGTTCAAGGGCAAGGCCCTGGTCCGCTCCCTCGTCCTGCTCCCGATGGTGCTGCCGCCGACCGTCGGCGGTGTGGCCCTGCTCCTCGGCTTCGGCCGGCGCGGGCTGCTGGGTCCCTGGCTGG encodes:
- a CDS encoding molybdopterin-binding protein — its product is MQSYTIGQAARLLGVSPDTARRWADAGRVVTHRDEGGRRLIDGRDLAAFSVEVGQGAHIEDGEPYTSARNAFPGIVTAVKLGDVAAQVEIQAGPHRLVSLLTREAVEELGLEVGMQATARVKSTSVHIDRT
- a CDS encoding PTS-dependent dihydroxyacetone kinase phosphotransferase subunit DhaM translates to MTGGHPEPGPGVGSGPALVGIVLVSHSARVAQAVAELARELAAGGPVAPVAAAGGTAVGGLGTSAERIVAAAREVDRGAGVALLADLGSSVLTVKALLMEDELPPGSRLLDAPFVEGAVAAVVTASTGAPLAAVAASAADAYTYRKD
- a CDS encoding RNA-binding S4 domain-containing protein; amino-acid sequence: MAEEVTGTGTVRVDAWIWSVRLTKTRSIAATACRAGHVKVNGERAKPAQPVRAGDEVRLFHAGRERIVVVKRPVSKRVGAPAAAECLTDNSPPPPTPVEAAVVGIRDRGAGRPTKRERREIEVLRGRP
- the dhaL gene encoding dihydroxyacetone kinase subunit DhaL; the protein is MRDAEFFRRWMAAAAAAVEREADRLTELDSPIGDADHGSNLLRGFTAVRAALEAEPVPAAPGAVLQLAGRTLISTVGGASGPLYGTLLRHTGKALGESAQVSDAELREALSEGVGAVARLGGAAPGDKTMLDALVPGVAALGTSYRAAGSAAEDGALATVPMRARKGRASYLGERSIGHQDPGATSSALLLGALADVAEPAGAR
- the modA gene encoding molybdate ABC transporter substrate-binding protein, whose translation is MSPTMIRRRTAAAALTAALLVPLTACGKSDDNKAAADPTPEPKAVNLTVLAASSLTDVFKTAGEEYQKTHPGTKITFSFAGSQELAAQVKQGAPADALVTADTKTMDGLKAETGDATVIAKNRLVIAAGKANPFKIDELKDLADTKIKVVLAAPEVPVGRYSKQILDAQKIEVKPVSQEPNVRAVLSKVELGEADAGLVYKTDSAKSGDKVVTVEIPDDQNAVASYPAATLKQSKNAADAAAFVAWLSTPEAQKILQDAGFQKA